The genomic segment CGAGAAATAAATCAAGGGAAATGAACATCATATTTTCAAAAGTACCTGTACCAAAACCAAAGTTTGAAACCAAGCTATAAACTTCGGGCAAAGTATCTTTTGGGAAATAATACTTTATATGTTTAAATGCCTCTGTTACATCATCTTCCAACCAGCTAATATCATCGTACATTTTATGAACATCCTGATATAACTCCTGAGAATATTTGTCGAAAATAAAATTTTCCATCCTTTGAAAATATAATGAATCATTTACACTGCCTGCTCTGGCAATTCTTTCTATAAAAACCTCAAAAACATCCGGATACTTTTTATGAAGTTCCGTAAATTCATTATTAAAGTTATCCTTTTTAAGTTTATAAACTTCTTCATCAAATCTTTTGATATTTACTTCAACATCAATATCTTTAACATTTACATAATATTTCCCATGTTTTTTACATGAAAAAAGAATTGTTTGAATAATAATTAATAAAATCAGGATTTTGTAATACCTTTGCAATTGCATAAAATTATTTGTATTTTTTTGAGTTAACTTATATTCTCATGTTTTTTATTCATGGACAAAATTAATGAAAAATGAAAAGACTTTTAGTAACACTAGCACTTATTTCAATATTTTCTTTTAGTAAGGCACAACAACTTCAATTGGGGCTTAGGTTTAATCCTCAAATTTCGTGGTATAACATAACTAATGAAAATCAAAAATTGTACATTGAGAATGATGCTGCAAAATTGGGTTTTTCCTACGGATTGATGGCAGATGTTAATTTTACAGAAAACTATGCTCTTTCATCGGGAATTTTTCATAACCTTTTTTATGCTAAAACCTCTGTGGATACTAGTATCTTTTCACCGGATTATAAAGACTGGAAATTGCAATATATTCAAATTCCTCTTTTATTAAAAATGAAAACCAATGTAATAAATAATTTTATTTATTACGGCAAATTTGGGCTTACTCCACAAATGAGAATCAATGCTGAGGTAGATACTAAGGTTGCTGAAAATATTAGACTTTTTAATCTTTATTTAACAATAGGAGGTGGAATACACTATTTAATAGGAGGGAATACTGCACTTCTTGGAGGAATAACTTTCCATAATGGTTTTGTGAAAATAAATAAAGATGATGAATTTAATATTAAAACCGGATATTTTTCACTTGACCTTGGTGTGCTTTTTTAAAACTAATTGTTTGTAACTGTGAAAATTGCATTAGCACAACAAAATTTCAAAGTAGGAGATTTTGGAAATAATACTAAGAAAATTATTTCTCTAATAGAAGAAGCAAAAAAGCAAAATGTTAAACTGATAGTTTTTCCAGAAATGGCTATATCTGCTTATCCTTCAAAGGATTTTTTTAATTCAGATTCTTTCATTGACAGTTGTTATAATTCAATAAATAAAATTGCAAGTCATTGTGATTCAATAGCTGTAATAATTGGCTCGCCAAGTAAAAACACAGCTAAAGGAGGAAGGCAACTATTTAATTCAGCATTTTTTATCAAAGATGCTAAGGTTGAAAAAATTATTAACAAAACAATTCTTTCGGATTTTAATTTCTTTGCTGAGAATCAATATTTTGAACCAAACAAAGATTTCTCACTAATTGAATTTAACGGATATAAAATTGGAATTACTATTGGTGAAGACATTCAGGAAATTAAAAGTCCGAATAATTTTAAAACACCAATGGAGGAACTACAAAAGCTTGATCCTGATTTTATTATTAATATTGCTACTACTCCATTTTCCTTTTCTCAGCAAACTAAACAACTAAAACTGTTACAAGAAAATGCAATAAAAAATAAACTTCCTATTTATTACATTAATCAAGTTGGAGCTCAAACAGAAATACTTTTTCAAGGTGGCTCAACTTTAGTTAATTCAACAGGTAAAATAGTTGAGCAACTAAGTTTTTTTAAAGAAGAGTTGAAAATTATTGACCATAAAAATGCAATAACGAGAAATAATCTTCCACAATTTATTCCAATACCAAAGATAGAAAAAGTCCATGATGCTCTTGTTATGGGTGTTAAAGATTATTTTCAAAAACTCGGTTTTACAAAAGCAATTCTTGGTCTTTCAGGAGGAATTGATTCTGCCGTAACACTTGCTATTCTTGAAAAAGCCTTAGATGCAAAAAATGTTAAAGCACTTTTGCTTCCTTCAATGTTTTCTTCATCACATTCTGTTGATGATGCAGAAAAGCTTGCTCAAAATTTAAGCGTTGATTATGAAATTTTGAACATCGCTAACATTTATAAATCTATTAACAAAACATTAGAGTCTTCTTTTAAAGGAAAAGAATTTGACTTAACAGAGGAAAATATTCAGGCACGGATAAGAGCTATTTTATTGATGTCTTTTTCCAATAAATTCGGAAATATATTAATTAATGCTTCCAACAAAAGTGAAATTGCTGTTGGCTACGGAACACTTTATGGAGATACTTGTGGTGGGTTATCCGTATTGGGAGATGTTTATAAAACAGAAGTTTTTGAGCTTGCAAGATTCATCAATTCGGAAAAAGAAATAATTCCTGAAAATACCATAACAAAGCCACCCTCAGCAGAATTAAGACCCAATCAGCAAGACTCCGATTCACTACCGGATTATGATATTCTTGATGAAATTTTATTCAATTATATTGAAGAATCAAAAACTATTGATGAAATCTTTGAAATGGGATTTGATAAAAAAGTTGTTAAAAAGGTAATTAGCTTAGTAAATATTAATGAGCACAAGCGACATCAGTTAGCACCTGCATTACGTATTTCCGATAAAGCATTCGGAATAGACAGGGATATGCCTATTGTTGCTCATTATAATTTTTAGACTCATCATTCAACAGCTTATCACTTCTAATAAAAATTATCATCAAAAGAGTAAAAAAGCTAATTCCCCATTGCCTTTCCAAAGCTGATTCTACCATAAAGGCGATAAACATTACAACCCAAAAAGATAGGAAAATAAAATCCCAAGTTTTAAATATTTTTATTAGAGGGTAGAAAAAGATGAATGCAAAAATTAAGAAACCTAAGATACCTGTTCCTGCAAGAATTTGTAGAAATTGATTATGAGGTCCTTTTTGGTTGACTTCTTCTAAAATAGTATTCTCCTTTTTAAAAATTATTTTCATATCCTCTTTTACATCTGCTTTTGATACACCTATAATTGGAGATTTCAAAAATACTTTAAATGATTTTTCCCAATATTCAAAACGCATTGAAATTGAATAGTGATTTATATCTCCATTGTTTTTATTTGTTTCTATGTCTTCAATAGTTTTTTGCAATCTGTTATTTAAGGAATCAACGTATGTTAAGGATAAAAATGCTAGCAAAAGAATCACAACAATAAATCCTAAAGACAAAAAGTGTTTTTTATTTTTTAATCCCCAAAATATAATTAAAGCAAAAACACTAGCATAAAACCCTGCTAATCCTGTACGTGCGGCAATTACATGTAGAAAAACAATATTTAAAATTACAGTTATCCATAAAATGATTTTCAAGTTTTTATT from the Bacteroidota bacterium genome contains:
- a CDS encoding outer membrane beta-barrel protein, which gives rise to MKRLLVTLALISIFSFSKAQQLQLGLRFNPQISWYNITNENQKLYIENDAAKLGFSYGLMADVNFTENYALSSGIFHNLFYAKTSVDTSIFSPDYKDWKLQYIQIPLLLKMKTNVINNFIYYGKFGLTPQMRINAEVDTKVAENIRLFNLYLTIGGGIHYLIGGNTALLGGITFHNGFVKINKDDEFNIKTGYFSLDLGVLF
- a CDS encoding NAD+ synthase — its product is MKIALAQQNFKVGDFGNNTKKIISLIEEAKKQNVKLIVFPEMAISAYPSKDFFNSDSFIDSCYNSINKIASHCDSIAVIIGSPSKNTAKGGRQLFNSAFFIKDAKVEKIINKTILSDFNFFAENQYFEPNKDFSLIEFNGYKIGITIGEDIQEIKSPNNFKTPMEELQKLDPDFIINIATTPFSFSQQTKQLKLLQENAIKNKLPIYYINQVGAQTEILFQGGSTLVNSTGKIVEQLSFFKEELKIIDHKNAITRNNLPQFIPIPKIEKVHDALVMGVKDYFQKLGFTKAILGLSGGIDSAVTLAILEKALDAKNVKALLLPSMFSSSHSVDDAEKLAQNLSVDYEILNIANIYKSINKTLESSFKGKEFDLTEENIQARIRAILLMSFSNKFGNILINASNKSEIAVGYGTLYGDTCGGLSVLGDVYKTEVFELARFINSEKEIIPENTITKPPSAELRPNQQDSDSLPDYDILDEILFNYIEESKTIDEIFEMGFDKKVVKKVISLVNINEHKRHQLAPALRISDKAFGIDRDMPIVAHYNF
- a CDS encoding O-antigen ligase family protein; the protein is MDIKKIQKNIAPIGIILFFAGLIFSKVLLSISILIIFLSVFFTHSFSEILKEILKDKILISFILLFAVVLLGGIYSNNTDNYLDDVVLKLPFLLLPFGLLSSEIYKKKNLIFFLLALQLFVFISGSASFINYILHKKEFDALIFQAKPIPIVTDINHIYFSFILAFSTISTAIVSLCHIKNKNLKIILWITVILNIVFLHVIAARTGLAGFYASVFALIIFWGLKNKKHFLSLGFIVVILLLAFLSLTYVDSLNNRLQKTIEDIETNKNNGDINHYSISMRFEYWEKSFKVFLKSPIIGVSKADVKEDMKIIFKKENTILEEVNQKGPHNQFLQILAGTGILGFLIFAFIFFYPLIKIFKTWDFIFLSFWVVMFIAFMVESALERQWGISFFTLLMIIFIRSDKLLNDESKNYNEQQ